In Zingiber officinale cultivar Zhangliang chromosome 6A, Zo_v1.1, whole genome shotgun sequence, a single genomic region encodes these proteins:
- the LOC121996437 gene encoding transcription factor GTE9-like — translation MAPTVLMEYTKEKQRKGCSQDLSFALKEKSHKLSQGYGRASLLDCQHDAEKMHDSEGVGSSIRAQSDDTSPAKRQKCASVNIDRCGGFNVPLQQISFTKISGSQRKELKIRFESELDQIQMLQKKFFSNLATVGTVTTGSVNESEKEVDPKSITQLKCVASGKSASSKMPFPLPPVDISSLALMKQCEGLLKRLMSQRFAWVFNSPVDVKKLNIPDYYTVIKHPMDLGTIKTKISSGGYSSPWDFAADVRLTFTNAMTYNPPTNDVHFMADTLSKYFELRWKPIEKKLAAAGAHGKKEIQAPKSAVSSQEGKNLCMLEVYSRERKKSHNDYIDCVPQGVKCQMTNEEKHRLTSVLESHLEDLPNHIIDFLRQQSNMNDSSGEIEIDIESLGDTTLFKLQKLLDSYLQERDVRQQVKSEQCNTAVSENGISTSVMHQYKGNNPVEEDIDIGGDDPLIPNYPTLDIRKDSKFREIKCASSSSYTSNSGSSTDSDSSAGSESKKVSNPKDGAKENSVNKAGSDQEKSDLMNPFDMHRPLSELNCLENAADGKPSLIDSERCQEGEHAPSEKNLSPGKQYRVALLRNRFADTILKAKEKTLGQGAKGDPEKLQHAREEIKRQQKEERARLQAEAKAAEDACRRAEAEAVADAKRQRELEREAARQALLKIEKTVEINDCRILKDLEMLGTATCAEMPISNNEKSLGYSLADIGGFRLGGSNPLEQLGLFMKMDDEEEEESENVPMNEAEEGEIE, via the exons ATGGCACCCACAGTGCTAATGGAATACACCAAAGAGAAGCAGAGGAAGGGATGTTCACAGGATCTTTCATTTGCGTTGAAGGAAAAATCTCATAAATTGTCTCAAGGGTATGGACGTGCTTCTCTTCTTGACTGTCAACATGATGCTGAGAAGATGCATGATTCAGAGGGTGTGGGCAGTTCCATACGTGCCCAATCTGATGATACCAGTCCTGCGAAGAGGCAGAAGTGTGCTAGTGTAAACATTGACAGATGCGGGGGATTTAATGTCCCACTTCAACAAATTTCTTTCACAAAAATATCTGGTTCTCAAAGAAAGGAACTCAAAATTAGATTTGAATCAGAATTAGATCAGATCCAAATGTTacaaaagaaatttttctcaaaccTAGCAACTGTTGGCACTGTTACAACTGGTTCAGTCAATGAGAGTGAGAAAGAAGTTGATCCAAAGAGTATTACCCAGCTAAAGTGTGTGGCTTCAGGAAAGTCAGCATCTTCAAAAATGCCTTTTCCTCTGCCTCCTGTAGACATTTCAAGTTTGGCATTGATGAAGCAATGTGAGGGGCTTCTAAAGCGCTTAATGTCACAACGGTTCGCCTGGGTCTTCAACAGTCCTGTAGATGTGAAGAAATTGAATATTCCTGACTATTATACTGTTATTAAGCATCCAATGGATTTGGGAACCATTAAAACTAAAATAAGCTCAGGTGGTTACTCCAGCCCATGGGATTTTGCTGCAGACGTGAGGCTTACCTTTACCAATGCAATGACATATAACCCACCCACAAATGATGTCCATTTCATGGCAGATACATTGAGCAAGTACTTTGAACTTCGTTGGAAACCAATAGAAAAGAAATTAGCTGCAGCTGGTGCACATGGTAAGAAAGAAATTCAAGCTCCAAAATCTGCAGTGTCATCCCAAGAGGGAAAAAATCTCTGCATGTTGGAAGTTTACTCTCGCGAAAGGAAGAAATCACATAATGATTACATTGATTGTGTGCCCCAAGGGGTGAAATGCCAAATGACAAATGAGGAAAAACATAGACTAACTAGTGTTTTGGAATCTCATTTGGAAGATCTTCCAAATCATATCATTGATTTTCTGAGACAGCAAAGCAATATGAATGATAGCAGTGGAGAAATAGAAATTGATATCGAATCTTTAGGTGATACTACACTCTTTAAGTTACAGAAGCTTCTGGATAGTTATTTACAGGAGAGAGATGTGAGACAACAGGTGAAATCTGAGCAGTGCAACACGGCG GTTTCTGAAAATGGCATTAGCACCTCAGTAATGCATCAGTACAAAG GCAATAATCCTGTTGAAGAGGATATAGATATTGGTGGTGATGATCCTCTCATACCTAATTACCCCACCTTGGACATTCGAAAGGACTCAAAGTTTAGAGAAATCAAGTGTGCCAGCTCAAGCAGTTACACTAGTAATTCAGGATCTTCCACTG ACTCTGACAGTTCTGCTGGAAGTGAATCAAAGAAAGTTTCCAATCCTAAAGATGGTGCGAAG GAAAATTCAGTAAACAAGGCAGGTTCTGATCAAGAGAAAAGTGATCTAATGAAtccgtttgatatgcata GACCTTTGAGTGAGTTGAATTGCTTGGAGAATGCTGCAGATGGGAAACCTTCATTGATTGACTCTGAGAGGTGCCAAGAGG GGGAGCATGCTCCATCTGAGAAAAACCTATCCCCAGGAAAGCAATATAGAGTCGCTTTGCTGAGGAATCGCTTTGCCGATACAATTCTCAAAGCTAAGGAGAAAACACTTGGTCAG GGTGCCAAAGGTGATCCTGAAAAACTGCAACATGCAAGGGAGGAAATTAAACGACAGCAAAAGGAAG AGCGAGCACGGCTTCAAGCCGAAGCTAAAGCTGCTGAGGATGCTTGTAGGCGAGCTGAAGCAGAAGCTGTAGCTGATGCTAAACGTCAAAGGGAGTTAGAGCGAGAAGCTGCGCGCCAAGCCTTGTTAAAG ATTGAAAAGACAGTTGAGATCAATGATTGTCGAATCCTTAAAGATCTGGAAATGCTTGGAACTGCTACATGTGCAGAAATGCCCATATCAAATAATGAGAAGAGCCTTGGCTATTCTCTTGCTGACATAGGAGGCTTTAgactagggggcagtaaccctctAGAGCAACTCGGGCTGTTTATGAAGATGGatgatgaagaagaggaagaatctGAAAATGTGCCTATGAACGAAGCCGAGGAAGGAGAGATTGAATGA
- the LOC121996438 gene encoding zinc finger BED domain-containing protein RICESLEEPER 2-like produces the protein MLRATDSAQKRPQTYRRRPVSSTTAGPKPSPPIAAAPTRLPSLAQNLALQLPPPLPSSICGGAAVELPGALVFFLEEFIFIFYFLSIMEASDAELINTEKTPPVRRHRKKKSMVWEHFTVETVSEGCIRACCKLCKQTFAYSNGSKVAGTSHLKRHISMGSCPKIKSLEKQQLALTPGAKSDVDTTDPPKKRYRTSSFGYGFDQEQSYTFLAKMIILNEYPLDMVEQPAFVLFVQSIQPRFRMVDANALEGEILSVYHKERLHLMQVFGNMSGRVGLTVGLWTTSQTLGYICLTGHYIDSDWKLQKKMLNFMMVVSPHSEIALSEAISVSLSEWNMKTKLFAITVTNNSLSHEIYSASLRDHLSKKHKVVLRGQLFVVRCYANILNLAAEVLTASIHGIIYNIRESVKFVKASPVRDEKFSEIALRIGLPGTKALSLDVRTLWNTTYLMLDAALEYKDAFTSLDACDDNYNEAPSADDWKKVEVVCTYLKLLHDSANNVMGTPERTANIFFPEAYKILLELTNGTSSEDPLVSSTAKQMHEMFDEYWRDCSLVLAIAVVMDPRFKLKLVEFSYSKLYGDDSTRYVKIVNDSVHQLYLEYVSQSLPLVPYVDQGDDNHMNGIGSNLSSSPNVSGYGLMDFDIYLSETAVNESTKSELDQYLEESLVPRTHVFDILNWWKLNNIKYPTLSKMARDVLAIPVSSPECSFFGSGAGSRELDEYRSSLRPETVEALSCAKDWLQYSPITIEQPSTAIVKMEL, from the exons ATGCTTAGGGCCACGGATTCGGCCCAAAAGCGTCCGCAAACCTACCGCCGCCGCCCCGTCTCGTCTACCACCGCTGGCCCAAAACCTAGTCCTCCAATTGCCGCCGCCCCAACTCGTCTACCATCGCTGGCCCAAAACCTAGCCCTCCAATTGCCGCCGCCCCTGCCGTCGTCGATCTGCGGCGGCGCCGCCGTTGAATTGCCCGGTGCTCTTGTATTCTTCCTCGaggagtttatttttattttttattttttgag CATAATGGAAGCAAGTGATGCAGAACTAATTAACACGGAAAAAACACCACCTGTTAGAAGGCATAGGAAAAAAAAGTCAATGGTATGGGAACACTTTACTGTTGAAACTGTATCTGAAGGATGCATACGGGCATGCTGCAAACTCTGCAAACAAACTTTTGCATACAGTAATGGATCGAAGGTAGCTGGTACCAGCCATCTCAAAAGGCATATTTCTATGGGTTCCTGCCCTAAAATTAAAAGTCTTGAGAAGCAACAGCTTGCTCTCACACCAGGTGCTAAAAGTGATGTAGACACTACTGATCCACCCAAAAAACGTTATAGAACATCTTCATTTGGGTATGGTTTTGACCAGGAACAGAGTTACACATTTCTTGCAAAGATGATAATTCTGAACGAATACCCTCTTGACATGGTTGAACAGCCTGCATTTGTGTTGTTCGTTCAGAGTATTCAACCACGGTTTAGGATGGTCGATGCCAATGCCTTGGAAGGTGAAATTCTATCCGTATATCACAAGGAGAGGTTACATCTCATGCAGGTCTTTGGAAATATGTCTGGAAGAGTCGGCCTCACAGTTGGTCTGTGGACCACTAGTCAAACTCTTGGGTATATTTGCCTTACTGGACATTACATCGATAGTGATTGGAAGCTGCAAAAGAAAATGCTTAACTTCATGATGGTAGTTTCTCCTCATTCTGAAATTGCTCTTAGTGAAGCCATTAGTGTCAGCCTTTCAGAGTGGAATATGAAAACTAAGTTGTTTGCGATTACTGTCACTAACAATTCTTTGTCACATGAAATCTATAGTGCTAGTCTTAGAGATCATCTTTCAAAGAAGCACAAAGTGGTACTGAGAGGTCAGTTATTTGTTGTACGTTGTTATGCCAATATTCTTAATCTAGCTGCAGAGGTTTTGACTGCTTCAATTCATGGTATAATATACAACATTCGGGAAAGTGTGAAATTTGTAAAAGCATCACCAGTGCGGGATGAAAAATTTTCTGAGATTGCCTTGCGAATTGGACTTCCTGGCACCAAAGCACTTTCTCTTGATGTTAGAACATTATGGAACACCACTTATCTCATGCTTGATGCTGCCTTGGAGTATAAAGATGCATTCACTTCCTTAGACGCGTGTGATGATAACTATAATGAAGCACCGTCAGCTGATGACTGGAAGAAGGTTGAGGTTGTTTGCACATACCTGAAACTTTTACATGACTCTGCAAACAATGTCATGGGAACACCGGAAAGAACTGCTAATATATTTTTTCCAGAAGCATATAAGATCCTGCTAGAGCTTACCAATGGAACATCAAGTGAGGATCCCCTGGTGAGCAGCACCGCAAAGCAGATGCATGAAATGTTTGACGAGTATTGGAGAGATTGCAGCCTTGTCCTGGCAATTGCTGTAGTTATGGACCCTCGTTTCAAGTTGAAGCTTGTTGAATTTAGTTACTCAAAACTTTATGGTGATGATTCTACCAGATATGTTAAGATAGTGAATGATAGTGTTCATCAGTTATATCTGGAGTATGTTTCCCAGTCACTTCCATTAGTGCCTTATGTAGATCAAGGTGATGATAATCACATGAATGGCATCGGCAGCAATCTATCTTCTTCTCCAAATGTATCTGGCTATGGGCTTATGGACTTTGATATCTATCTCTCTGAGACAGCTGTGAATGAATCAACAAAGTCTGAGTTGGACCAGTACTTGGAAGAGTCCCTTGTCCCCCGGACTCATGTCTTTGATATCTTGAACTGGTGGAAACTCAACAATATTAAGTATCCTACTCTATCCAAGATGGCTAGAGATGTCCTAGCGATTCCTGTATCAAGTCCAGAATGCTCCTTTTTTGGCTCCGGGGCTGGAAGCAGAGAACTTGATGAGTACCGAAGTTCATTACGACCTGAGACGGTGGAAGCCCTTTCTTGTGCTAAAGATTGGCTCCAATATTCACCCATCACGATAGAACAACCGTCAACTGCTATAGTCAAAATGGAACTCTAG
- the LOC121996439 gene encoding putative 12-oxophytodienoate reductase 5: MESIPLLTPYKMGKFDLPHRIAMAPMTRCRSYGNVPQPHAVLYYSQRATNGGLLITEATGVSDTAQGYPETPGVWTKEQVEAWRPIVDAVHAKGAVLFCQLWHVGRVSHNGYQPNGQDPISSSDKQIPIEALPEGNEVYSRPRRLSIEEIPEIVGWFRAAARNAVEAGFDGVEIHGANGYLIEQFLKDSCNDRTDEYGGSIANRCRFASEVVEAVADEIGADRVGIRLSPFLDFMDCWDSEPEALALRVVEELNKHGILYCHMLEPRMEMVDGKLKIPHKLLPMRKAFKGTFIVAGGYDREEGNKVVDEDYADLVAYARHFLANPDLPKRFELDAALNKYDRNTFYTQDPVVGYTDYPFLEDSS; encoded by the exons ATGGAATCCATTCCTCTTCTTACCCCCTACAAGATGGGGAAGTTCGACCTCCCTCACAG GATCGCCATGGCCCCAATGACAAGATGCAGATCTTACGGCAACGTTCCTCAGCCTCATGCTGTTCTCTACTACTCCCAGAGAGCCACCAACGGGGGTCTCCTGATCACAGAGGCAACAGGGGTCTCAGACACTGCTCAAGG ATACCCAGAGACTCCTGGAGTCTGGACGAAAGAACAAGTGGAGGCATGGAGGCCAATTGTGGATGCTGTTCATGCAAAGGGCGCAGTGCTCTTCTGCCAGCTCTGGCACGTTGGGAGAGTTTCCCACAATGGTTACCAGCCGAATGGTCAGGATCCGATCTCCAGCAGCGACAAGCAGATTCCGATCGAAGCGCTGCCCGAGGGCAACGAAGTCTACTCTCGTCCTCGCCGGCTGAGCATCGAGGAGATCCCTGAAATCGTCGGCTGGTTCAGGGCCGCCGCCAGGAACGCCGTTGAAGCTG GCTTCGATGGAGTGGAGATCCACGGGGCCAATGGTTACTTGATCGAGCAGTTCCTGAAGGACAGCTGCAACGACCGCACCGACGAGTACGGCGGCAGCATAGCGAACCGCTGCCGGTTCGCGTCGGAGGTGGTGGAGGCGGTGGCCGACGAGATCGGAGCCGACAGAGTCGGGATCCGGCTGTCGCCGTTCTTGGACTTCATGGACTGCTGGGACTCCGAACCGGAGGCCCTCGCCTTGCGCGTCGTCGAGGAGCTCAACAAGCACGGCATCCTCTACTGCCACATGCTCGAGCCGAGGATGGAGATGGTGGACGGCAAGTTGAAGATCCCTCACAAGCTGCTGCCGATGAGGAAGGCGTTCAAGGGGACCTTCATCGTCGCCGGAGGGTACGATCGCGAAGAGGGCAACAAGGTCGTGGACGAGGATTACGCCGATCTGGTGGCGTATGCTCGGCATTTCTTGGCAAATCCCGACTTGCCGAAGAGATTCGAGCTCGATGCGGCGCTGAACAAGTATGACAGGAACACCTTCTACACTCAGGATCCGGTCGTCGGATACACCGATTACCCTTTCCTCGAAGATTCTTCCTAG